The Fragaria vesca subsp. vesca linkage group LG2, FraVesHawaii_1.0, whole genome shotgun sequence genome includes a window with the following:
- the LOC101300221 gene encoding LOW QUALITY PROTEIN: phosphopantetheine adenylyltransferase-like (The sequence of the model RefSeq protein was modified relative to this genomic sequence to represent the inferred complete CDS: deleted 1 base in 1 codon), protein MTTLEHSVVSSKLSLPDTYESAVLGGTFDRLHEGHRLFLKAAADLTRHRIVIGICDEPMLTNKQFADLIQPIEDRKHTVENYIRSIKQELLVQVEPLVDLYGPPTIDETLEAVVVSKETLPGALSINKKRGDRGLHKSQLKIEVVDRVPEASDVDKISSTTLRKLKAEKVLQTWETSL, encoded by the exons ATGACAACTTTAGAGCATTCAGTGGTTAGTTCCAAGCTTTCTCTGCCTGATACATATGAATCAGCGGTTCTAGGTGGCACCTTTGACCGATTGCACGAAGGCCATCGTCTCTTTCTCAAGGCAGCAGCGGATCTCACAAGGCATAGAATTGTGATTGGAATCTGTGACGAACCCATGCTGACTAACAAACAATTCGCGGATTTGATACAACCCATTGAGGATAGGAAGCATACTGTTGAAAATTACATCAGGTCTATCAAGCAAGAGCTGCTAGTGCAAGTTGAACCTCTTGTTGACCTGTATGGCCCCCCAACAATTGATGAAACTCTGGAGGCAGTTGTTGTCAGCAAGGAGACTTTACCTGGTGCACTGTCTATTAATAAGAAGAGAGGTGATAGAGGCCTC CACAAGTCACAACTTAAGATTGAAGTTGTAGATCGAGTGCCTGAAGCATCTGATGTGGATAAGATTAGTTCAACAACATTAAGGAAGCTCAAGGCAGAGAAG GTTCTCCAAACATGGGAAACAAGCCTGTGA
- the LOC101310956 gene encoding pathogenesis-related protein PR-4B-like — protein sequence MAGKQCVVFLVMLCAAMAGSASAQSATNVRATYHLYNPQDNNWDLRAVSAYCSTWDADKPLEWRSKYGWTAFCGPAGPTGQDTCGRCLLVTNTATGAQATVRIVDQCSNGGLDLDVNVFNQIDTDGSGYQAGHLTVNYDFVDCGD from the coding sequence ATGGCCGGAAAACAATGCGTCGTGTTCTTGGTGATGTTGTGTGCCGCAATGGCCGGAAGTGCTTCAGCTCAAAGTGCTACTAACGTGAGAGCCACGTACCACCTCTACAACCCGCAGGACAACAACTGGGATTTGCGAGCCGTGAGTGCCTACTGCTCGACGTGGGACGCCGACAAGCCCTTGGAATGGCGCAGCAAGTACGGATGGACCGCTTTCTGTGGCCCGGCAGGTCCGACCGGACAAGACACCTGTGGAAGGTGCCTGCTAGTGACAAACACCGCGACCGGAGCTCAGGCGACGGTGAGGATTGTCGACCAGTGCAGCAACGGAGGGCTGGACTTGGATGTGAACGTGTTCAACCAGATAGACACGGACGGAAGTGGGTATCAGGCAGGACACCTTACGGTTAACTACGACTTTGTCGACTGTGGGGACTGA